A region of the Candidatus Zixiibacteriota bacterium genome:
GAGGGAGATGTCTATCAAGTCGTCCTATCGCAGCGCTGGCAGGTTGACAGTAATGATTCCAGTCTGGCGGTTTATCGGCGCCTGCGTCGCCTGAATCCTTCTTCATATATGTTCCTATTGAATTTCGGCAACCATGCGGTTATCGGTTCCTCTCCCGAAATGCTGGTCAGAATAGAGAAGGGAACGATCGAGACAAGATCGATAGCCGGGACTCGACCTCGGGGAAAAAACGAAAAAGAGGATTTGAGTATAATTCGCGAGTTGTGTGCCGACCTCAATGTATTGGCCGATCATTCTTTGTTGCTGGATTCGGCGCGAAACGATATTGGACGGGTGAGTCAGCCGGGAACAGTTGAAGTAATCCAGAAAATGGCGGTCGAAAAATATTCGAATGAATTTCATCTGATGAGCGCAGTAGGCGGCAGACTTCGCCGTAATACCGGTGCTCTCGATGGACATTTTGCCTGTTTCCCGGCCGGAACGGTTTCGGGAGTTCCGAAAATTCGGGCGATGGAGATTATCGATAATCTGGAAAAGGAACGACGCAGCGTTTATGCCGGCTCCATAGCATATCTTGACTTCTCGGGCAACATGGATTCCTGTGCCTTGATCGAAACCATTGTCAAGAAGGGAAAGAGGTTCTACGCTCAAGCCGGAGCAGCTATCGGATTCGATTCCAAACCGAATCGTGAGTACCGTGACACCGAAGCTAAAGCGGCAATTCTTATAGAAGCAATAACAGGGGGCAACGACCGGTGATATTGCTTCTGGATAACTACGATTCATTTACCTGGAACCTGGTGCAATATCTGTCTGAATTAGGAGCCGAGGTCGTAGTGTTCCGTAATGATGAGATCACCGTCGAGGAGATACGTAAACGCAACCCACAGGGATTGGTTCTTTCTTCCGGGCCGGGCCGACCCGAGAATGCCGGTATCGTGAATCAGGTCGTGGCCGAGTTGTCCGGACAGGTTCCCGTGCTTGGAGTTGGTCTCGGTCACCAGGCCATCGCACAGGTATTTGGCGGCGTGATCACTTATGCCCCCAGTCTCATGCACGGCAAGACCTCACAAATATTCCATAATCACACTACTTTGTTTACCGATATCCCCTCGCCTTTCGTTGCTACCCGGTGTCACTCATTAATTGTCGATGTCGATTCACTACCTGAGGAATTCAGACTAACCGCCTGGACCGACGACGGTATCGTAATGGCGATTGAGCATGTTGAGCGACCGATCTACGGTGTTCAGTTTCATCCGGAATCGATCATGACTCCAAGTGGAAAGCAGATCCTCAGGAATTATCTGGAAACAATCGGTTGATTCCGGGATTTTCTATGTTATTTATTGATACTCCAGCCGGTTCTATGCCGGAGTGTTTGTTTAATTAACTTCCGGGACAATGAAAGCGGCCAGTCGACTGGATTGATAGTAAAGAGAAGATCGATGTCTCTGTCCTCTCCGGGGAATTCTTCCATCCCACCGTCACATGGTTTCATTGACCGCATCAGGTGGGGAATAGTCGATTACCGCGACCACGTTCGCCTTTTCAGTCGCAATGCGCGGTTGTACTTGGTCGGTTCATTTCTGATGGGGATTAATTTCCAGGTATTCCTGGTG
Encoded here:
- a CDS encoding aminodeoxychorismate/anthranilate synthase component II translates to MILLLDNYDSFTWNLVQYLSELGAEVVVFRNDEITVEEIRKRNPQGLVLSSGPGRPENAGIVNQVVAELSGQVPVLGVGLGHQAIAQVFGGVITYAPSLMHGKTSQIFHNHTTLFTDIPSPFVATRCHSLIVDVDSLPEEFRLTAWTDDGIVMAIEHVERPIYGVQFHPESIMTPSGKQILRNYLETIG
- a CDS encoding chorismate-binding protein encodes the protein MLSFTEIRKLNRSGNIIPLYTRIPADLDTPVSVYMRLMGRNRDAFLLESIEGGEKLARYSFLGFDPFLVVEGEGNRIRLKQKGRATTLKANPLEFLREMFDVYKPVKLEGLPRFTGGAVGYFSYDCVRQVEHIPNDNPDTIGLPQLRFGFFREVIVFDHLKQEIVIIANILHDRGQSGLKEKYDNAVKVLEDTVARLGLNRRTKRLSKIENSKPLALYSREEFEKMVRRVKIFIKEGDVYQVVLSQRWQVDSNDSSLAVYRRLRRLNPSSYMFLLNFGNHAVIGSSPEMLVRIEKGTIETRSIAGTRPRGKNEKEDLSIIRELCADLNVLADHSLLLDSARNDIGRVSQPGTVEVIQKMAVEKYSNEFHLMSAVGGRLRRNTGALDGHFACFPAGTVSGVPKIRAMEIIDNLEKERRSVYAGSIAYLDFSGNMDSCALIETIVKKGKRFYAQAGAAIGFDSKPNREYRDTEAKAAILIEAITGGNDR